A genomic region of Mycolicibacterium poriferae contains the following coding sequences:
- a CDS encoding TM0106 family RecB-like putative nuclease, giving the protein MFVAGDSGPVIYSASDLAAAARCEYALLRSFDGRLGRGPAVVGDDELLIRTAELGDDHEQRHLTGLRRDHEVVVIGRPDYTVAGLTAAAEQTLRAIERRAPVIFQAAMFDGRFAGFADFLLLEDGPHGAPRYRLRDTKLARSVKVEALLQMAAYAETLARAGVPVAPDVDLVLGDGTAVSYPLDEIMPVYRPRREALQRLLDAHLAGGRPVAWEDDTVRACFRCAECEAQVRATDDLLLVAGMRVSQRARLIDAGITTVHDLAAHTGPVPELATRTVAALTEQARLQVTDRPDGLPPYRVVDAQPLMVLPDADKGDLFFDFEGDPLWTADGHEWGLEYLWGVLSITDEFHPFWAHDRAEERQALCDFLALVRKRRKRHPGMHIYHYAAYEKSTLLRLAGRYGVGEQEVDELLRDGVLVDLYPLVRKSIRVGTENYSIKSLEPLYMGNELRDGEVTTATASITEYARFCELRDAGDADGAATVLKAIEDYNRYDCRSTRRLRDWLMARAIESGVPPRGPQTMARGADTAEPVPVDDVERTLLKFAGDGVEARNPDQIAVAMYAAAKGFHKREDKPFWWAHFDRVNNPVEEWADSGGVFIAERHEVVADWHTPPRARRPQRHLKLFGGIASGELSREMYALYDPPAPPGLADDPDRRGFASVAVVECDDPDVPSAVVIVERQPKDGEPFTAAPFALTPGPPINTAPLQESIAAAAAAVAERLPTLTPCAVTDVLLRVDPRTRSGHPLPRTGDIVADITGALLDLDDSYLAVHGPPGTGKTYTSAQVLAALVNRHHWRIGVVAQSHAVVENLFGDLLAAGVAGDRVGKKQAAGAAWTELGRDEYAEFITGHDGCVVGGTAWDFANANRIAPQSLDLLVIEEAGQFSLANTVAVSRAARNLLLLGDPQQLPQVSQGTHPEPVDGSALGWLIDGHHTLPLRRGYFLDRSYRMHPDVCRAVSRLSYDGRLRSHDEVTAARRLDGVPPGVQVLTVEHTGNATESPEEAAAIVAGIRGLLGARWTDEKGTRPLGPSDFLVVTPYNAQVVTVRRRLDDAGLGEVRAGTVDKFQGQQAPVVFVSMTASSIDDVPRGIAFLLNRNRLNVAVSRAKYIAVIVRSAQLTDYLPGTPDRLVELGAFLALGAGGAGTADRPDVTHDLAGRPNAATAFS; this is encoded by the coding sequence GTGTTCGTCGCCGGCGACAGCGGTCCTGTCATCTACAGCGCTTCCGACCTCGCCGCCGCGGCACGCTGCGAATACGCGTTGCTGCGGTCGTTCGACGGGCGGCTCGGCCGGGGGCCCGCGGTGGTCGGCGATGACGAACTGCTCATCCGCACCGCCGAACTCGGCGACGATCACGAGCAGCGCCACCTCACCGGGCTGCGCCGCGACCACGAGGTGGTCGTCATCGGCCGCCCCGACTACACCGTCGCGGGCCTGACCGCCGCGGCCGAGCAGACGCTGCGCGCCATCGAGCGCCGCGCCCCGGTGATTTTCCAGGCCGCGATGTTCGACGGCCGCTTCGCCGGTTTCGCGGACTTCCTTCTTCTGGAAGACGGACCCCACGGCGCACCCCGCTACCGGCTGCGCGACACCAAGCTGGCGAGGTCGGTCAAGGTGGAGGCGCTGCTGCAGATGGCGGCCTACGCCGAAACCCTGGCCAGAGCCGGCGTTCCGGTAGCCCCCGATGTCGACCTCGTCCTCGGCGACGGCACCGCGGTCAGTTATCCCCTCGACGAGATCATGCCGGTGTACCGACCGCGCCGCGAGGCGCTGCAACGCCTGCTCGATGCCCACCTCGCCGGCGGCAGGCCGGTGGCCTGGGAGGACGACACCGTGCGGGCGTGTTTCCGGTGCGCCGAATGCGAGGCTCAGGTCCGGGCCACCGACGATCTACTGCTGGTCGCCGGCATGCGGGTCAGTCAGCGCGCGCGGCTGATCGATGCCGGCATCACGACCGTGCACGACCTGGCGGCGCACACCGGGCCGGTGCCGGAACTGGCGACCCGCACCGTGGCGGCGCTGACCGAGCAGGCCCGGCTGCAGGTGACCGACCGGCCCGACGGACTGCCGCCGTACCGCGTGGTCGACGCCCAACCCTTGATGGTGCTGCCCGACGCGGACAAGGGCGACCTGTTCTTCGACTTCGAGGGTGATCCGTTGTGGACCGCCGACGGGCACGAGTGGGGGTTGGAGTACCTGTGGGGCGTACTCAGCATCACCGATGAGTTCCATCCCTTCTGGGCCCACGACCGCGCCGAGGAACGTCAGGCGTTGTGCGACTTCCTGGCCCTGGTGCGCAAGCGCCGCAAGCGTCATCCGGGCATGCACATCTACCACTACGCGGCCTACGAGAAGAGCACGTTGCTGCGGCTGGCGGGCCGCTACGGGGTCGGCGAGCAGGAGGTCGACGAACTGCTGCGCGACGGCGTGCTCGTCGATCTGTATCCCTTGGTGCGCAAGAGCATCCGGGTGGGCACCGAGAACTACAGCATCAAGAGCCTCGAGCCGCTCTACATGGGCAACGAACTGCGCGACGGCGAGGTCACCACCGCGACGGCGTCGATCACCGAATACGCCCGGTTCTGCGAACTGCGCGACGCCGGGGACGCCGACGGCGCCGCGACGGTCCTGAAAGCCATCGAGGACTACAACCGCTACGACTGCCGCTCCACCCGTCGGCTGCGGGACTGGCTGATGGCGCGCGCCATCGAATCCGGGGTGCCTCCCCGCGGCCCGCAGACGATGGCGCGCGGCGCCGACACCGCCGAACCCGTCCCCGTCGACGACGTCGAGCGGACGCTGCTCAAATTCGCCGGGGACGGCGTCGAGGCCCGCAATCCTGACCAGATCGCCGTCGCGATGTACGCCGCGGCCAAGGGCTTCCACAAGCGCGAAGACAAGCCGTTCTGGTGGGCGCACTTCGACCGGGTCAACAATCCGGTGGAGGAATGGGCCGACAGCGGCGGCGTGTTCATCGCCGAGCGGCACGAGGTCGTCGCCGACTGGCACACCCCGCCGAGGGCGCGCCGTCCGCAGCGGCACCTGAAGTTGTTCGGCGGTATCGCCTCCGGTGAGCTGTCCCGCGAGATGTACGCCCTGTACGACCCGCCCGCCCCACCGGGGCTGGCCGACGACCCCGACCGCCGCGGCTTCGCCTCGGTGGCCGTTGTGGAGTGCGACGACCCCGACGTCCCCAGCGCGGTGGTGATCGTCGAGCGCCAACCCAAAGACGGCGAGCCGTTCACCGCCGCGCCGTTCGCGTTGACGCCGGGCCCGCCGATCAACACCGCGCCACTGCAGGAGTCGATCGCGGCGGCCGCGGCAGCGGTCGCCGAGCGTCTGCCCACACTGACACCGTGCGCGGTGACCGACGTGCTGCTGCGGGTCGATCCGCGGACCCGCAGCGGACACCCGCTGCCCCGCACCGGCGACATCGTCGCCGACATCACCGGTGCGCTGCTCGACCTCGACGACTCGTACCTGGCGGTGCACGGGCCGCCGGGCACCGGCAAGACGTACACCTCCGCCCAGGTGCTGGCGGCGCTGGTCAACCGGCACCACTGGCGCATCGGGGTGGTCGCCCAGTCGCATGCCGTGGTGGAGAACCTGTTCGGCGACCTGCTGGCCGCCGGGGTCGCCGGGGATCGGGTCGGCAAGAAGCAGGCGGCCGGCGCGGCGTGGACCGAGCTGGGCCGAGACGAGTACGCGGAGTTCATCACCGGGCACGACGGATGCGTCGTCGGCGGAACGGCGTGGGACTTCGCCAACGCCAACAGGATCGCACCACAGAGCCTGGATCTGCTGGTCATCGAAGAGGCCGGACAGTTCAGCCTCGCCAACACCGTCGCGGTGTCCCGCGCCGCCCGCAACCTGCTGCTGCTCGGGGATCCGCAACAGCTTCCGCAGGTCAGCCAGGGCACCCACCCCGAACCGGTCGACGGCTCGGCTCTGGGCTGGCTGATCGACGGACACCACACGCTGCCGCTGCGGCGCGGCTACTTCCTGGACCGCTCCTACCGCATGCATCCCGACGTGTGCCGCGCCGTGTCACGACTGTCCTACGACGGACGGCTCCGCTCCCACGACGAGGTCACCGCCGCGCGCCGGCTCGACGGTGTACCGCCGGGGGTGCAGGTGCTGACCGTCGAGCACACCGGCAACGCCACCGAAAGCCCCGAGGAGGCCGCGGCGATCGTAGCGGGAATCCGCGGGCTACTCGGCGCGCGGTGGACCGACGAGAAGGGCACCCGGCCGCTGGGGCCGTCCGACTTCCTCGTCGTCACCCCCTACAACGCTCAGGTCGTCACCGTGCGTCGCCGGCTCGACGACGCCGGGCTCGGCGAGGTGCGGGCCGGCACGGTCGACAAGTTCCAGGGTCAGCAGGCCCCGGTGGTGTTCGTCTCGATGACCGCATCCTCGATCGACGACGTTCCCCGCGGGATCGCGTTCCTGCTCAACCGCAACCGCCTCAACGTCGCCGTCAGCCGGGCCAAGTACATCGCGGTCATCGTCCGGTCAGCGCAGTTGACCGACTATCTTCCCGGCACCCCCGACCGGCTGGTCGAACTTGGCGCCTTCCTCGCGCTGGGCGCCGGCGGTGCCGGCACCGCCGATCGCCCCGACGTCACGCACGATCTCGCCGGGCGCCCGAATGCGGCCACCGCGTTCAGTTAG
- a CDS encoding NAD(P)/FAD-dependent oxidoreductase, with protein MPGIEADYLVIGAGAMGMAFVDTLLTETDATVVLVDSNLQPGGHWNWVYPFVRLHQPSAYYGVNSEAFDNEDAIDRAGSNEGFFELATGNEVCAYYDRVMRHRLLPTGRLSYFPMARYLGDNTFRTLGGETHTVTVRRRVVDATYLLTEVQSMRSAPFEVGDGVDVVTPNDLPRRARDHDHFTIVGGGKTGMDCCLWLMRNGVAPAQLRWVRPRDAWLMNRAYIQPGQQFAKQIRGTINSRLAAITEAADLDDLFARLEADQNLLRLDPTVRPTMYHCAIVSLGELAELRRIDDVVRLGHIDRVDEGRVTLRGGEIDAPPRSLYVDCTTPGLPRPPSVPVFADRHLTLQSVRGCQQVFSAAFIAHVETAYDDDAIRNELCEPIPHPDAPVDWLRILAADNRAQLRWLQDPELMDWLQSARLNVLRDVIPPIPDKPRIREKAIGALTAVLAKTNERLDALMAAAR; from the coding sequence ATGCCCGGCATCGAAGCTGACTATCTGGTCATCGGGGCGGGCGCCATGGGAATGGCGTTCGTCGACACACTGCTGACCGAGACGGACGCCACCGTCGTGCTCGTCGACAGCAATCTGCAGCCCGGCGGGCACTGGAACTGGGTCTATCCGTTCGTGCGGCTGCACCAGCCATCGGCCTACTACGGCGTGAACTCCGAGGCGTTCGACAACGAGGACGCCATCGACCGCGCCGGCTCCAACGAGGGGTTCTTCGAGCTGGCCACCGGCAACGAGGTGTGCGCCTACTACGACCGGGTGATGCGTCACCGGCTGCTGCCGACCGGAAGGTTGTCCTACTTCCCGATGGCCCGCTACCTGGGCGACAACACATTTCGCACCCTCGGCGGAGAGACCCACACCGTGACGGTGCGCCGCCGGGTGGTCGATGCGACCTATTTGCTCACCGAGGTGCAGTCCATGCGCTCGGCCCCGTTCGAGGTCGGCGACGGCGTCGACGTGGTCACCCCCAACGATCTGCCCCGCCGCGCCCGTGACCACGACCACTTCACGATCGTCGGCGGCGGCAAAACCGGGATGGACTGCTGCCTGTGGCTGATGCGCAACGGCGTCGCCCCTGCGCAGCTGCGCTGGGTGAGGCCGCGAGACGCGTGGCTGATGAACCGGGCCTACATCCAGCCGGGTCAGCAGTTCGCCAAGCAGATCCGCGGAACCATCAACTCCCGGTTGGCCGCCATCACCGAAGCCGCCGACCTCGACGACCTGTTCGCCCGGCTGGAAGCCGACCAGAACCTGCTGCGCCTCGACCCCACGGTGCGGCCCACCATGTACCACTGCGCGATCGTGTCGCTCGGGGAGCTCGCCGAACTGCGGCGCATCGACGACGTCGTGCGACTGGGGCACATCGACCGGGTCGATGAGGGTCGGGTGACGTTGCGCGGCGGCGAGATCGACGCGCCGCCGCGGTCGCTGTACGTCGACTGCACCACTCCGGGCCTGCCCCGACCTCCGTCGGTGCCGGTGTTCGCCGATCGGCACCTGACGCTGCAGAGCGTGCGGGGATGTCAGCAGGTGTTCAGTGCGGCGTTCATCGCCCATGTCGAGACCGCCTACGACGACGACGCCATCCGCAACGAGTTGTGTGAACCCATTCCGCATCCGGACGCGCCGGTCGACTGGTTGCGGATTCTGGCCGCCGACAACCGCGCGCAGCTGCGGTGGCTGCAGGACCCCGAGCTGATGGATTGGCTGCAGTCAGCGCGGCTCAACGTGCTGCGCGACGTCATTCCCCCCATCCCGGACAAGCCGAGGATTCGCGAGAAAGCCATCGGAGCGCTGACGGCCGTGCTGGCCAAGACCAACGAACGGCTCGACGCGCTGATGGCCGCAGCCCGCTGA
- a CDS encoding MFS transporter, with translation MLDTTATRARDADPWHALWALLIGFFMILVDATIVAVANPSIMAHLNVDYDAVIWVTSAYLLAYAVPLLVAGRLGDRYGPKNVYLLGLVVFTAASLWCGLSGSIGMLVAARVVQGVGAALLTPQTLSVITRIFPPHRRGVAMSVWGATAGVATLVGPLAGGVLVDHLGWQWIFIVNVPVGIIGLVLAVWLVPALPTVSHRFDLPGVVLSGVGMFLIVFALQEGQAFDWPLWIWGIIAVGVVTMAVFVYWQSINTGEPLIPLVIFGDRDFSMSNVGVATIGFVATSMLLPLMFYAQSVCGLTPTRAALLTAPMAVATGVLAPLVGRIVDRSHPRPIVGFGFSVIAIGLTWLSIEMTPTTPIWRLVLPLTALGIGMAFIWSPLAATATRNLPPQLAGAGSGVYNTTRQVGSVLGSAGMAAFMASRLSAEIPGGADAAPRGEGAAAQLPEFLHAPFAAAMSQAMLLPAFVALFGVVAALFLLGFVRTRATPPPAPGSGDHSVPADPVGLAHHAGLAHPAGRTHHVDLADDDEFADDDDDYVEYLVHRDGDTGNGWGGEDATVTEAVTEPLVGASPAARSTAADQPEWRSIAEQLLAAAEQEDSGDGPTGHGRHSRAAD, from the coding sequence CTGCTCGACACCACTGCCACCCGTGCCCGGGACGCCGACCCGTGGCACGCACTGTGGGCGCTGTTGATCGGGTTCTTCATGATCCTGGTCGACGCGACCATCGTCGCCGTCGCCAACCCGTCGATCATGGCGCACCTGAACGTCGACTACGACGCAGTGATCTGGGTGACCAGTGCCTATCTGCTGGCCTACGCCGTGCCGCTGCTGGTGGCCGGGCGCCTCGGGGACCGGTACGGACCCAAGAACGTCTACCTGCTGGGGTTGGTGGTGTTCACCGCTGCTTCGCTGTGGTGCGGGTTGTCCGGCAGCATCGGGATGCTGGTCGCCGCGCGCGTGGTCCAGGGTGTCGGTGCCGCGCTGCTGACGCCGCAGACGCTGTCGGTGATCACCCGCATCTTCCCCCCGCACCGCCGCGGGGTGGCCATGAGTGTGTGGGGAGCCACCGCGGGCGTTGCGACGCTGGTCGGCCCGCTGGCCGGTGGCGTGTTGGTGGATCACCTGGGCTGGCAGTGGATCTTCATCGTCAACGTGCCGGTGGGGATCATCGGTTTGGTGCTGGCCGTGTGGCTGGTTCCGGCGTTGCCCACGGTGTCGCACCGCTTCGACCTGCCTGGCGTGGTGTTGTCCGGTGTCGGCATGTTCCTGATCGTCTTCGCGCTGCAGGAAGGGCAGGCGTTCGACTGGCCACTGTGGATCTGGGGGATCATCGCCGTCGGCGTGGTGACCATGGCGGTGTTCGTGTACTGGCAGTCCATCAACACCGGCGAGCCGCTCATCCCGCTCGTCATCTTCGGCGACCGCGACTTCTCGATGTCCAACGTGGGTGTCGCGACCATCGGCTTCGTCGCCACGTCGATGCTGCTGCCGCTGATGTTCTATGCCCAGTCGGTGTGCGGTCTGACACCCACCCGTGCTGCGCTGCTCACCGCCCCCATGGCGGTGGCGACCGGTGTGCTGGCTCCGCTCGTCGGCCGCATCGTCGATCGCTCCCATCCGCGCCCCATTGTCGGCTTCGGTTTCTCGGTGATCGCCATCGGGTTGACGTGGCTGTCCATCGAGATGACCCCGACGACGCCGATCTGGCGACTCGTGCTGCCGCTGACCGCGCTGGGCATCGGGATGGCGTTCATCTGGTCACCGCTGGCCGCCACCGCCACCCGCAATCTGCCGCCGCAGCTGGCGGGTGCCGGGTCGGGTGTCTACAACACCACCCGGCAGGTGGGGTCGGTGCTCGGCAGCGCCGGCATGGCGGCGTTCATGGCGTCACGGCTGTCGGCCGAAATCCCCGGCGGAGCCGATGCGGCGCCGCGCGGTGAAGGTGCGGCCGCCCAGCTGCCGGAGTTCTTGCACGCGCCGTTCGCGGCGGCGATGTCGCAGGCCATGCTGCTGCCGGCGTTCGTCGCGTTGTTCGGGGTGGTGGCGGCACTGTTTCTGCTGGGCTTCGTCCGCACGCGCGCCACACCGCCACCGGCTCCCGGGTCCGGCGATCACTCCGTCCCTGCCGACCCTGTCGGCCTGGCACACCATGCCGGCCTGGCCCACCCTGCCGGGCGCACCCACCATGTCGACCTTGCCGACGATGATGAGTTCGCCGACGATGACGACGATTATGTCGAGTACCTCGTCCACAGGGACGGGGACACCGGCAACGGCTGGGGTGGCGAAGACGCGACGGTCACCGAGGCGGTCACCGAACCGCTGGTCGGCGCGTCGCCGGCGGCGCGGTCGACGGCGGCGGACCAGCCGGAATGGCGCAGCATCGCCGAGCAGCTGCTGGCCGCCGCCGAGCAGGAGGATTCCGGTGACGGACCTACCGGCCACGGCAGGCACTCGCGGGCAGCCGACTGA
- a CDS encoding multidrug effflux MFS transporter — protein sequence MIIVLGLLVALGPLTIDMYLPALPKIADELSLSSSVAQLTLTGTLAGLALGQLIVGPLSDSLGRKKPLIAGILLHMAASLLCLFATNIATLGIARGLQGVGAAAAMVVAIAVVGDLFADSVAATVMSRLMLVLGVAPVVAPSLGAAVLLHASWHWVFAALVVLAGALLVMAVLALPETLAVDHRRPLKVRGILATYLELVRDVRFVILVLVAALGMSGLFAYISGASFVLQGGYGLSQGTFALVFGAGAIALIGSTQFNVVLLRRFPPQQIMVWALFAASVSGLVFVGLATAGIGGLPGFVVPVWAILGAMGLVIPNAPAVALTRHPDAAGTAAALLGAAQFGLGAAVAPVVGVLGNDEFAMATVMATGVVVALMALVLTGAHKGAQPADAADVQTERV from the coding sequence ATGATCATCGTCCTCGGCCTGCTCGTCGCGCTGGGCCCGCTGACCATCGACATGTACCTGCCGGCGCTGCCGAAGATCGCCGACGAACTGTCGCTGTCCTCCTCGGTCGCTCAGCTGACGCTGACGGGGACGTTGGCCGGCCTGGCGCTGGGGCAGCTGATCGTCGGTCCGCTGTCGGACTCCCTGGGCCGGAAGAAACCGCTGATCGCCGGAATCCTGCTGCACATGGCTGCCTCGCTGCTGTGTCTGTTCGCCACGAACATCGCGACCCTCGGCATCGCCCGCGGGTTGCAGGGTGTCGGTGCCGCCGCAGCCATGGTCGTCGCCATCGCGGTCGTCGGTGACCTGTTCGCCGACTCCGTGGCAGCCACCGTGATGTCGCGGTTGATGCTGGTGCTCGGAGTGGCGCCCGTCGTCGCACCGTCGTTGGGCGCCGCGGTGTTGCTGCACGCCTCCTGGCACTGGGTGTTCGCCGCGCTGGTGGTGCTCGCCGGTGCGCTGCTGGTGATGGCCGTGCTGGCGTTGCCCGAGACGCTGGCCGTCGACCACCGGCGACCGCTGAAGGTGCGCGGCATCCTGGCCACCTACCTCGAGCTGGTGCGCGACGTCCGGTTCGTCATCCTCGTCCTAGTGGCCGCGCTGGGGATGTCCGGGCTTTTCGCCTACATCTCCGGGGCCTCGTTCGTGCTGCAGGGTGGCTACGGCTTGAGCCAGGGCACGTTCGCCCTCGTCTTCGGAGCCGGGGCCATCGCGTTGATCGGCTCGACCCAGTTCAACGTCGTACTGCTGCGCCGGTTCCCCCCGCAGCAGATCATGGTGTGGGCGTTGTTCGCCGCGTCGGTGTCGGGGCTGGTTTTCGTGGGCCTGGCGACCGCGGGCATCGGTGGGTTGCCGGGATTCGTGGTGCCGGTGTGGGCGATCCTGGGCGCGATGGGCCTGGTGATCCCCAACGCACCGGCGGTGGCGCTCACCCGCCACCCCGACGCCGCGGGGACCGCCGCGGCGCTGCTCGGCGCGGCCCAGTTCGGACTCGGCGCCGCGGTCGCGCCCGTCGTCGGTGTGCTCGGCAACGACGAGTTCGCGATGGCGACGGTGATGGCCACCGGTGTCGTCGTCGCATTGATGGCGCTGGTGCTGACCGGAGCGCACAAGGGCGCTCAGCCCGCCGACGCTGCCGACGTCCAGACCGAACGCGTCTGA